The following nucleotide sequence is from Pseudonocardia sp. C8.
TGCCCGCCGAGGCGGATCCCGGCCGGGACCGGGCTCGGATCGTCGGTCAGCCGGCGCCGACCATGCGCAGGGCCAGGTCGGCGTAGAAGCCGCCGATGTCGTCCGGCGACCACTGCCCGTCGGTGCGGTACCAGCGGGCGATGTCGATGCCGAGCGAGAGCAGGGCGGTGGCGGCCATGTCGGCGTGCGGGGTCCGGAACACACCGGCGTCGATGCCCCGCTGGATGAGGGCCCGCAGCTCGGCGCTGATGGCGCGGCGCAGCTCCCGGATCTCGGCGTGGTGCTCCGGGGAGAGCGCCGCGAGCTCGTAGTTCACGATCCGGGCCGTGGTGTGGGCGCGGGCGTGGTGGACCGCGAACTCGCGGATCACGGCCGTCAGCTGCTCCGCGGGGTCGGACGTCGAGCGCACGGCGGCGCGGATGAGCTCGAGGGTCGTCTCGTGTCCCGCCCGGGAGATCAGGTGGAGCAGCTCCTCCTTGGAGCGGTGGTGCACGTAGACGGCGGCCGGGCTCATGCCCGCGGCGGTGGCGATGTCGCGCGTGGTGGTCGCGTGGAACCCCTTCTCGGCGAACGCCGTCGTCGCCGCCCGGAGCAGCTTGGCCCGGGTCTCGTCGCTCCGGGAGCGGTCGCGGGTACCGGTCATGCGGTCACTCCTCCCGGCAGCGCATGTGATCCACGTCATCGGGCCGGCGCGTTGACCGTGCGGTCGCGGTGCACCAGCGTAGGGCACAACGTAATCTAAGTGAGCGCTTAGTCAAAGGGGACTGGTAT
It contains:
- a CDS encoding TetR/AcrR family transcriptional regulator, encoding MTGTRDRSRSDETRAKLLRAATTAFAEKGFHATTTRDIATAAGMSPAAVYVHHRSKEELLHLISRAGHETTLELIRAAVRSTSDPAEQLTAVIREFAVHHARAHTTARIVNYELAALSPEHHAEIRELRRAISAELRALIQRGIDAGVFRTPHADMAATALLSLGIDIARWYRTDGQWSPDDIGGFYADLALRMVGAG